DNA from Bacillus sp. Marseille-P3661:
ATGAGGAGCCCCTGTTTTCTTACCCCTTGACCAATTCCGAAAGATAAAGCAGATAAAACTAAAAATAAAAAACCAAGTCGTGTTTGCTTTGAATCAAGTTGTGAAACAGATGATTCACTTAATCTAAAATCCTTATAACCTTGATAATAAATGCCACCAATAACTAACATAATCCCTATCAAAGCAAAAAGACCTAATGTTTCCCCTAAGACAATTACTCCGAACAATATGCTGAAAATAGGCGATCCATTTTTAATAATGGATGCCCGCGACGGACCAACTTGTTTGATACCTTTAAAAGATAGGAATCTACCAAAACCAGTTGTTAATAGTCCTGCCATAACAAAGACAAATAGAGCGGTCCAAGAAAATGTAAAGGAAAAACCATTGAAAAGAAGACTAATTAAAAATACCAATCCTAAAATAATAAAATTGCTAATAACCGAAATAAAGTATCCACTATTATCCTGACTTGTTGACATCCCCTTTTTTACAAATAGGTTACTACATNTAAAGGAAAAACCATTGAAAAGAAGACTAATTAAAAATACCAATCCTAAAATAATAAAATTGCTAATAACCGAAATAAAGTATCCACTATTATCCTGACTTGTTGACATCCCCTTTTTTACAAATAGGTTACTACATGCAAATGATAAAGCACTTAAAAAAGAGAATAATATCCCCAATAGTAAAACACCACCCTTCATAACATTGTTATAAATTAACAATAGAATTACCAATATCCTTATTGTTCTACTTTTATTAACAAAAGGAAAACCAAGGAAATTATCCCTTGGCATCCACTAATTCTAAATCAATAAAAAGCACTATGCTTAAGAAAAAGCAATTGATATAAACCTATACCAATAGCTTTCCCTTACTGCTTTTAACTGAAACTTTTGCATTCTTCATTTGAATTAATTCTGCAGCTATACTAATGCCTATTTCCTCTGCACCTTCAGCATTTATTTCTAAACCAACCGGAGAACTAATCCAAGTAGGAACATTCTCGTTAGCTAGCAATCTTTGAGTTCTTTTCTTCGGTCCCAAAATCCCCAAATAATATGGAGGATCATTAATAAAGTGTCTTAAAATATTCCGATCCCAATTGAAATTATGTGTCATAATAAGGACATAACTATTCTCTGGAACTTTGTTATGTTTAAGGTAGGAATCTGGATGATCAATAATTAAGGAATTTGCTTTAGGGAAGTTTGATTTATTACAATAGTCACTTCTAGGATCGATAATATTGATGACAAAGTCGAGCTTACTTGCAACGTTTACAATAGGTTCTACATCCGGACCTGCACCAAAGATATAGAGGTTTTCCTTAGGCTCGATTTTTTCTATTATCACTTCACCATAAAGTCGATCTTTACATAGCATTACATCTCCCTGCTGTATACCATTGAATTCATGTAAGTACTTTTTTAGATGATCGTCTACTGCATTACCATAATACTTACCTGTAGTTATATTTAACCCCATTACTATATTAAAATGTTCATCCAATACCTTTATAAGGAGCAGACTATCACCGTTCTTTAATTGTTCCTCCATTTCTACCAAATATAAATTGAAGTTACTTTGAACGCACTCTAGATAGATCGTCACTGCACCATTACAACCTGCACTTTGTCCCCAAGTCAAATCATCTTCGGAGCTCAAATCATAGGTGAGTACCTTAGAACCTTGGGATTGGATAACTTCTAATGCGTGGTGGGATAAATCTTCCTCTAAACACCCAGCACTAATCGTACCAAATCGTTCACCATTTTCACTAAATAACATTTTGGCGCCTTCATGACGGTATGCTGATCCTTTAATATGAATGATTGTAGCTAATGCATATCTATTGGTAGGATTACTATTTATAATATTCAGGTAATTTAAGATACTTCTCATATTCTATCAACCTCCGTCAACGAGAATTTAACTAGCCTTACTTTGGGCAACTTTAACTTCCTTTGCTATTGCTTTAAAGAATTGACCTAAGATCATTTTGGCAACACCTGTCAACATCCTTTGACCAACTCCAGCAATTAGTCCAGATACTGTACCTTCTCCATTATATTCAACAACCGTGCCATCAGCAGTATCAACAAAGATTAAATGTGCAGTAGCATCTACAATGCCCGCTGCACCTTCCGCTTTAATTTTTAATGTCATGCGTTCAGGTTCTTGTTTTTCACTTAAGACTATCTCACCATCATAATGTCCCTTAATAGCTGCAACTCCCATCTCTAACGAAGCCTTATAAAAACCTTCTTCTACCTCTATAAGTTCCTTACAACCAGGAGTGGCTTTTTTTAACGTTTCAGTCTCATTCATAACTTCCCAAACTATTTCTCGTGAAGCTTGAAAATCTGCTTTTCCTTGTAGTTTCATAAGTAATTCCTCCCTATACTAAGTTTAAAAAACCGGTAATAAATTTATTGAATACCACGGGATTATCAACATTTGACAAGTGCATCCCATTTGGAACCGTCAACAAAAGTGCATTTGGTATCTGTTGCTGTATGGTTCGGGATAATTCTATGGGAGTTTTAAAATCTTCCTCGCCAATTAGAACTAATACTGGTACATTAATTTGACTTAGCTGCTCCTCATTGTTAGTTGAAAAACAAGCTCTAACTGACTCATAATAGTCATCAATATCCATATTGATTATTGCATCATTTAAATCTTGACGTATATCATTTGCTGTAGGTGAATTTGATAAAGTGTTATCCAAATATGTGGCCCCATATTGTTTCATCCCTTGTTCCTTTGCCACACCACCTGTAAGCTTTATTTTTGTTTCAACCTGAGCTGGATCTATCTTCGCAAATGTATCGGCAAGGATAAGAGCAGCTACATATTGGGGGTATTTTATTGAAAAACCTATAGCTTGAACACCTCCCATAGAAATTCCACAAATGACAACTTTTTTAAGCGAAAGAGTCTCACATAAGATTTTTATGTCCTCTATCCATATTTCTTCACTAATCCCTGTATTTGCAGTTGAGATTCCATGTCCTCTTGCATCAATTGTAACAACTCTAGGCGCAACATCTCTTAATGCTTCAATTTGGTATTTCCATAGTCTATGATCTACACCAAGACTGTGTAAAAGAATAATAGCATCAAAGCTTTCATTTTCTTTATTACCTTCAAATACTTCGTAATAAATCTGCTCACCGTTACATTCTGCTATCATTTTAACCCTCCTGCATGTTAAACTGTTTCTTTAATTTCGATATTAAAGAGCTTTATTGCGTTCTCATATAATAGTGCCTGTTTGGTTGAGTCACTTAATTGCAATTCTTTCGCTTCAATTACATTTCTCGGTCTAGGATCGCGAATTGGGAATGGATCATCTGAACCTAACATGATTTTATCTTCATCTACCATACTCATTAAGAACTTTAAAGCTTGAGGTTCAAACACTACTG
Protein-coding regions in this window:
- a CDS encoding alpha/beta fold hydrolase codes for the protein MIAECNGEQIYYEVFEGNKENESFDAIILLHSLGVDHRLWKYQIEALRDVAPRVVTIDARGHGISTANTGISEEIWIEDIKILCETLSLKKVVICGISMGGVQAIGFSIKYPQYVAALILADTFAKIDPAQVETKIKLTGGVAKEQGMKQYGATYLDNTLSNSPTANDIRQDLNDAIINMDIDDYYESVRACFSTNNEEQLSQINVPVLVLIGEEDFKTPIELSRTIQQQIPNALLLTVPNGMHLSNVDNPVVFNKFITGFLNLV
- a CDS encoding XdhC family protein encodes the protein MRSILNYLNIINSNPTNRYALATIIHIKGSAYRHEGAKMLFSENGERFGTISAGCLEEDLSHHALEVIQSQGSKVLTYDLSSEDDLTWGQSAGCNGAVTIYLECVQSNFNLYLVEMEEQLKNGDSLLLIKVLDEHFNIVMGLNITTGKYYGNAVDDHLKKYLHEFNGIQQGDVMLCKDRLYGEVIIEKIEPKENLYIFGAGPDVEPIVNVASKLDFVINIIDPRSDYCNKSNFPKANSLIIDHPDSYLKHNKVPENSYVLIMTHNFNWDRNILRHFINDPPYYLGILGPKKRTQRLLANENVPTWISSPVGLEINAEGAEEIGISIAAELIQMKNAKVSVKSSKGKLLV
- a CDS encoding DMT family transporter; translation: MPRDNFLGFPFVNKSRTIRILVILLLIYNNVMKGGVLLLGILFSFLSALSFACSNLFVKKGMSTSQDNSGYFISVISNFIILGLVFLISLLFNGFSFXCSNLFVKKGMSTSQDNSGYFISVISNFIILGLVFLISLLFNGFSFTFSWTALFVFVMAGLLTTGFGRFLSFKGIKQVGPSRASIIKNGSPIFSILFGVIVLGETLGLFALIGIMLVIGGIYYQGYKDFRLSESSVSQLDSKQTRLGFLFLVLSALSFGIGQGVRKQGLLILDNAFFGAWVGAITSLIFISVYEYKNGQLSSQMKVIFSKNINRNYLVAGFLTSLGALFFFLGVAYTQVSYVSVIVAIEPLLTVLLSSLIFKKALETITIQIWITSFTVMIGTIIIAMYS
- a CDS encoding CoxG family protein, with translation MKLQGKADFQASREIVWEVMNETETLKKATPGCKELIEVEEGFYKASLEMGVAAIKGHYDGEIVLSEKQEPERMTLKIKAEGAAGIVDATAHLIFVDTADGTVVEYNGEGTVSGLIAGVGQRMLTGVAKMILGQFFKAIAKEVKVAQSKAS